AGGATGGAAAGGCAGGATAATATTATGTTTTAGGTATGGCACAGTGACTAGAACAACCCTAGAGGGGTGGAATATCTTTCCCAGAATGCTCCATGAGCAACAGCTGGGAGTGACGGGCAGGGGTACAGAGCAGGTGCTGGAATTAATGAATCCCCATGTGGGAAAAAGGGGAGTGGCTGTGAGAGAGCTCTTGCCAGGAAGTAGGAAGTGTGTTTTTTTGCTTGTTTAACGGTTTTGAGAGAGCCGAGGAGAAAAAAAGTATAATAACTAGAGATAAGCTagttttttggcagacatggatttgcggcaaatttccgcatttcaccattggcagatttttttgcaaaatgggtgcaaaaattcaccacagaaaagtTGCTATgtgcaacaagttttttttttacaagcatcATTTTCCGCATTTCGGAAATTTTTTGCAGTTCCACAAACCTTTTCAAAGTTTCTCGATTTTTCCAGCGAAGTGAAGAGACTTCGCTCATCATTATTAATAACTGTAATTTGTATAGTAAATGATGCAGTATAAAAGGGCCCATATACGCAGACTGCAAGTGAACCAACCAGGGGCATTTCAGGCAGAAGAGCCACCCTCCGCAGAGTCAGCTCCTGCATTGCCGCCCCCCTCGCCACCAGCACTTACCTTTTCTTGTGCCAGAGGGGGACcagtgcaattgcactctctcCTGTTTAAAAtccagaatttcagctcttaaagttacccgGAGTGGCTTTTTGGTTTCATAGTGTTAGAACTTACTTTGTGAAAAAACTCTGCTCTGAATTTCGAATTGCTGTTTAAAGTCACCCAGGGGTTTCTGTCCTTGTCCTAATGGATCTGCCACTGAATTAATTGCCACatggaaaaatgtttttgggCGATAAAAGATATTgttgcgcgcatcaaaaaaaatgacacgcgacaattttttttacacatgtttTTTACGCACGTGACAATTTTATTTACgcacacaactatttttttacacaggcaacaattttttttacatgtgccaTTTTgccagtttcactaatttttccccgtttcacaaatcttttcggcaaagccaaacaggacagatttgctcatcactaacataGATTAAAATATATAGCAGATCGGTGGTACCCTGTATAGTTTTGCAATACGTATTATAGCATCTCTAGAATTCAGTCACAAATGCAAATACCCCTCTGAATAATTATCTAATGTTCTCCTTCTTAATTTGGCTGCCTTGGTCATTCATTGCTATGGCTTCTATCAATAAAGAGAAGACAAAACAAACACAGTTATTTTTATTAGCATGTTCATACTCTACATGAGAACACATAAATGATAGTATATTGGTAAATGGGACAAATCATTGCTGgcattatttatattgtaacaTAGCTGAAGATGATTCATATGGTCAGCCTTCTACTAACATGAACAGAGGCACTGCCACATTGTTTGTTAAAATGGAATATGAAGACTATTATATACTGGACTCTGTATTAGGGCAGACGAGGCTCACAGCAGCTATTAGTGGAACAAGCTTTACTCAGAACAGAATGTGGTTGACGTGGAAAGGATAGACAGCCAGATATTAGAGAAAACAATGTGCAGCAGGGCAGGATGATACATAATAGTTTTACATGTAACAGCACCATTTAGTGATCTCACGATAATAGTCAATGCATATCAAAGACTGATCCTGGAAAATGGACATAGCTTTATACCAATTTCCCAACAAATGTGCATTCTCTCTGGCCAAATAGGTATGCTTAGGAACTAGATAAAAACTTTCCAGCACACCCTAGGCTTTCAAAATATCTTAAGCCTACTGCTCAATAATGGAAAGGTTTGGTACACTCcaaagtaatataaaaaaaaaacacaaaaaccctgttgtgtaccactagagggagctgcatgccTAGCTGCTGTAGCTATTCTCATATTCGAACGTATTTGAATGTATTCTCTGTGTTAGTGGATGTGTTTTCTAGCCTCACTTCTGCTTGCTCTCTATGGTTAGATACACTTCCTTTTTGCAAATAACAGCACATAGTTAgccatgttggagctctaataTATAAGTgtattgctgttcagtgttcagAGTGTTGTGGCAGGCTTTATTTGATACATATCTTTCTGTCCTTGGTGTTCATCTCTGGTCTGAgaataataatgtaaaccttgGGCAAAAATATACATGTTACTAATCCACTGCTTGAAGATAacatggcaaatatctccactgcCACCATGTACTTCCCTGTGGTGCTGAGGTAGGCTGGGATGAAGGAGATCCAAACAGCTCCAAATATCAGCATACTAAAGGTGATCAGTTTGGCCTCATTGAAACTGCCCGGCAACTTTCTCCCCAAATAAGCTATGGCAAAACACAAAGTAGCTAAAAaccccatatatcccattgtgCATGAATAAGCTACAGGTGATCCCTTGTTACATTCCACAATAATGGTGCCTGCCTTAGATTTATTGTCAGTGTATTGAAAAGGGGGAGAGTGTGCAAGCCACCCAGCACATATAATCACTTGTATAGCTGTGCACACAAGCACCAGGGTGTTCGTTACTCGAGAATTCAACCACATTCTCCTGCTGCTCCTTGGCTGGGTGAGGTTGAAGGCGATCACCACCATCATTGTCTTTCCCAACACACATGAAATGCACATCACAAAACTGATCCCAAATATAAATTGCCTGAGGATACAGGTTATAGTAATGGGACGGCCAATGAACATTAAAGCACAGAGATAGCAGAAACAcagggaaaggaggaggaggtaACTGAGATTCTGGTTGTTAGCTTTTACAACTggagtttttgagtttttcacaAAAATTGCCAAGATGCTGAGAGGAAGGAGAAATCCCAGTACTGAGATAGTAGCCAATATGCCCCCTAATAGTTCTTTAAAAGACAGAAACTCAAGTGTTCTAATCCAGCAGCCATTGTGTTTGTCATTTGCCCACATGTCTTCAGTGCATTTCATACAGCTTGTGGAAtctaataaaaggaaaaaactcTTATTATGAGGCATATGGATTGTGGCTGGGCAGACATACTTTTCCGTTGCACCACTTACAAGGCTTATAATGTGTCTAAAAACAGCCAGGAACCAGTGATTATATGTTTACTGAAATCAAAATTAAAGGTGCTTTCTCATGACTTCCTTATGAAGTGTACATTTTTTCCATAAAACTGACAATTTTCAAATAAGGTACGTTAATGTGTTTACCCGTTTCATTGCTAAACTCATCTTCTGAGCATAAGATACAGTCAAAGCAGCAGGCAGGCTGTCCCTTCTGTGGGGCCTTTCTGTATCCTGGGGGGCAGCTCTCACTGCATATGGATTCTGGTGCCTATTGTACAGTAGATGGGATGAGAACACATAAGTGAAAAACTGTACATGCTTGCCGccctttttaaaactgaattatttgcttaatatggactgtactggagatggccttcccctaattcagagctttctggataatgggtttctgaataacgaaTACCATCCCTTTAtaatatagcaaataatttaccccTATTacataatataaggatattataagtcagagGAGTTCCTTGACCACACCTTTTATAGAGGTCATGCAACAGGAAGTTTATGTGTATTATAAACAAATACCAACACAGcataaatattataattatttgcatttACCTCTGTGTAACCTCCACTCCAGAATATTGTGTTGGTACTTAGAACAATATGACTCTCAGGAAATTCAGTTGCAAAATTGACATATTGGGTTTCACCATTGGGAAGAGCTTGCCAATTCACATACTCAAGTGAAGATATCAGGTCCCCATTCTCATCAAAGGCCAAGTCCTGGCCAGCTGTGTTTCTTACCCCCACACGCTTTACATACTGCAAAATCTTAAAAAGATCAAACAATACAAAAATTATCTCTAAGAGATGTTTATTAGATAATCATAGTAGTATATCTGCCATATTCCTTGCAAACTTGTGAGCTAACACACGGGGGGATTAGTAgaagtgactagtgatgagcgaatctgttcggtttcgcttcgctgaaaaattcgcgaatctttaaaaagatccgcgaaacggcgaaaaattcgcgaaacgacgaaaatgtcgtgcgacaaaaaaaattgtcacccgcggctattattttgtcgcgcggctattgtttcgtcgcccgcagctattattttgtcgcgcggctattgtttcgtcgcctgcggctattattttgttgcgcggctattgtttcgtcgcccgcggctattattttgtcgcgcggctattgtttcgtcgcacgcggctattatttcgtcgcgcgcctattgtttcgtcgcccgcggctattgtttcgtcacccgcggctattactttgtcgcacggctattgtttcttcgcccgcggctattatttcgtcgcgcggctattgtttcgtcgcacgcggctattattttgtcgcggctattatttcgtcgacaattctttttttacgcccgcgacaatttttggacgtgcggcgaatttttccgcggcgaaatccatgcctggcgaaacatttcgcccatcactagccgtGACTTTTAATTAACCCAGTCACGGTGACTAATCGCAGATACTTTTTGCCCATATAGTGTAATTGCGTCACTGCGACAAAATGCGTGCGtggattagtcgccgcaactttttcaaaagtcacggcaactaatcgccccgcGTGTCTTCCCCTAAGACAAGAGATAGCAGTGGCTGTGAATGATGTAAAAA
The sequence above is a segment of the Xenopus tropicalis strain Nigerian chromosome 7, UCB_Xtro_10.0, whole genome shotgun sequence genome. Coding sequences within it:
- the LOC101731846 gene encoding extracellular calcium-sensing receptor: MVFAINEINENPELLPNITLGFRIYDSCFNEMQAVDGALQLLTGNEMAIPNYICEKKLKMVGLIGDLQSSNSVAVARILGLYRYPQISYGSALAYLSDKTSFPSFLRTAVSDKIQPYYFNMLMIYFNWTWIGILAADNDFDLYDSELLRKDIEAAGICVAFFIRISTQHTRDRTLSILQVIQKSTATVVLLYCSMPELIPFMKVATEENITGKFWISSGSVITSPIFSYKEFWRILNGTVGPKLPLTIIPGFGEFLYSIHPSLYPNDIFMKSFWEASFGCLWHNETPVNGTIYCTGQEKLNALEHQGYNEAASGYSILVYNAVYTLAHGIHNMISCRSEHPCLSRNTLDLWKILQYVKRVGVRNTAGQDLAFDENGDLISSLEYVNWQALPNGETQYVNFATEFPESHIVLSTNTIFWSGGYTEAPESICSESCPPGYRKAPQKGQPACCFDCILCSEDEFSNETDSTSCMKCTEDMWANDKHNGCWIRTLEFLSFKELLGGILATISVLGFLLPLSILAIFVKNSKTPVVKANNQNLSYLLLLSLCFCYLCALMFIGRPITITCILRQFIFGISFVMCISCVLGKTMMVVIAFNLTQPRSSRRMWLNSRVTNTLVLVCTAIQVIICAGWLAHSPPFQYTDNKSKAGTIIVECNKGSPVAYSCTMGYMGFLATLCFAIAYLGRKLPGSFNEAKLITFSMLIFGAVWISFIPAYLSTTGKYMVAVEIFAMLSSSSGLVTCIFLPKVYIIILRPEMNTKDRKICIK